A stretch of Manis javanica isolate MJ-LG chromosome 1, MJ_LKY, whole genome shotgun sequence DNA encodes these proteins:
- the RGS14 gene encoding regulator of G-protein signaling 14 isoform X1 translates to MPGKPKHLGVPNGRMVLAVSDGELSSTAGSKGECEGCGSSLSIHSLPSGPSSPFPTEEQPVASWGLSFERLLQDPLGLAYFTEFLKKEFSAENVTFWKACERFQQIPASDTQQLAQEARNIYQEFLSSQALSPVNIDRQAWLGEEVLAEPRPDMFRAQQLQIFNLMKFDSYARFVKSPLYRECLLAEAEGRPLREPGSSRQGSPDATRKKPKLKPGKSLPLGVEELGQLPPAEGPGGRPLRKSFRRELAVGVTNPGLRRESQGSLNSSASLDLGFLAFVSSKSESHRKSLGSTEGESESRPGKYCCVYLPDGTASLALARPGLTIRAMLAGICEKRGLSLPDIKVYLVGNEQKALVLDQDCIVLADQEVRLENRITFDASLLCRLELAALERVVRISAKPTKRLQEALQPILAKHGLSPQQVALRRTGEKQSLNLGNLVSSVAAQRLVLDTLPGAKFLEAGELPACRSQDGPPRTQDNVAHPPPLPLNLLAEVPRSITGKRQTCDIEGLVELLNRVQCSGAHDQRGLLRKEDLVLPEFLQLPAPGPKSQEAPPQTETKGQPKEGTSDSTAESAL, encoded by the exons ATGCCAGGGAAGCCCAAGCACCTGGGCGTCCCCAACGGGCGCATG GTTCTGGCTGTCTCAGATGGAG AGCTGAGCAGCACGGCAGGGTCCAAGGGCGAGTGCGAGGGCTGTGGCAGCTCCCTCAGCATCCACAGCCTCCCCAGTGGCcccagcagccccttccccaccgAGGAGCAGCCTGTGGCCAGCTGGGGCCTATCCTTCGAGCGGCTGCTGCAGGACCCACTgggcctggcttacttcact GAATTCCTGAAAAAGGAGTTCAGTGCAGAGAACGTGACTTTCTGGAAGGCCTGTGAGCGCTTCCAACAGATCCCGGCCAGCGACACCCAgcag TTGGCTCAGGAGGCCCGCAACATCTACCAGGAATTCCTGTCCAGCCAGGCGTTGAGCCCGGTCAACATCGACCGCCAGGCCTGGCTCGGCGAGGAGGTGCTGGCCGAGCCCCGACCGGACATGTTCCGGGCACAGCAACTTCAG ATCTTCAACCTGATGAAGTTCGACAGCTATGCGCGCTTTGTCAAGTCCCCGCTGTATCGCGAGTGCCTCCTGGCGGAGGCGGAGGGGCGCCCTCTGAGAGAACCTGGCTCTTCGCGCCAAGGCAGCCCTGACGCCACGAGGAAG AAGCCGAAGCTGAAACCTGGGAAGTCGCTGCCGCTGGGCGTGGAGGAGTTGGGGCAGTTGCCGCCTGCTGAGGGCCCTGGGGGCCGCCCGCTCCGCAAGTCCTTCCGCAGGG AACTGGCAGTCGGGGTGACAAACCCTGGCTTGCGCCGAGAGTCCCAGGGCTCCCTCAACTCCTCTGCCAGTCTGGACCTCGGCTTCCTTGCCTTTGTCAGCAGCAAATCTGAG AGCCACCGGAAGAGTCTCGGGAGCACTGAAGGTGAGAGCGAAAGCCGTCCAGGCAAGTACTGCTGTGTGTACCTGCCTGATGGCACAgcctccctggccctggcccgACCCGGCCTCACCATCCGTGCCATGCTGGCAGGCATCTGTGAGAAACGAGGTCTCTCTCTACCTGACATCAAGGTCTACCTGGTGGGCAACGAGCAG AAGGCCCTGGTCCTGGATCAGGACTGCATCGTGCTGGCAGATCAGGAAGTCCGGCTGGAGAACAGGATCACCTTTGA TGCAAGCCTCCTGTGCAGGCTAGAGTTGGCGGCTCTGGAGCGCGTAGTGCGAATCTCGGCCAAGCCCACCAAGCGGCTGCAGGAAGCCCTGCAGCCCATCCTGGCGAAGCACGGCCTGAGCCCGCAACAGGTGGCGCTGCGCCGG ACAGGCGAGAAGCAGTCGTTAAATCTGGGGAACCTAGTGAGCTCGGTGGCGGCCCAGCGACTGGTTTTGGACACTCTCCCAG GTGCAAAGTTCCTGGAAGCTGGCGAATTACCTGCCTGCCGCAGTCAG GATGGCCCACCTAGGACCCAGGACAACGTTGCCCACCCCCCTCCACTGCCCCTCAACCTGCTGGCCGAAGTGCCCAGGAGTATCACTGGGAAGCGACAGACCTGTGATATTGAAG GCCTGGTGGAGCTGCTGAACCGGGTGCAGTGCAGCGGGGCCCATGACCAGAGGGGCCTTCTGCGCAAAGAGGACCTGGTGCTCCCAGAATTTCTGCAGCTGCCTGCTCCAGGGCCCAAATCCCAGGAGGCCCCACCACAGACTGAAACAAAGGGCCAGCCCAAAGAAGGCACCTCAGACTCCACTGCTGAGTCAGCCCTCTGA
- the RGS14 gene encoding regulator of G-protein signaling 14 isoform X3 encodes MPGKPKHLGVPNGRMVLAVSDGELSSTAGSKGECEGCGSSLSIHSLPSGPSSPFPTEEQPVASWGLSFERLLQDPLGLAYFTEFLKKEFSAENVTFWKACERFQQIPASDTQQLAQEARNIYQEFLSSQALSPVNIDRQAWLGEEVLAEPRPDMFRAQQLQIFNLMKFDSYARFVKSPLYRECLLAEAEGRPLREPGSSRQGSPDATRKKPKLKPGKSLPLGVEELGQLPPAEGPGGRPLRKSFRRELAVGVTNPGLRRESQGSLNSSASLDLGFLAFVSSKSESHRKSLGSTEGESESRPGKYCCVYLPDGTASLALARPGLTIRAMLAGICEKRGLSLPDIKVYLVGNEQKALVLDQDCIVLADQEVRLENRITFDASLLCRLELAALERVVRISAKPTKRLQEALQPILAKHGLSPQQVALRRTGEKQSLNLGNLVSSVAAQRLVLDTLPGAKFLEAGELPACRSQDGPPRTQDNVAHPPPLPLNLLAEVPRSITGKRQTCDIEGSTGHMDFAVGLEQLGLSWMYDIVIIIIIILP; translated from the exons ATGCCAGGGAAGCCCAAGCACCTGGGCGTCCCCAACGGGCGCATG GTTCTGGCTGTCTCAGATGGAG AGCTGAGCAGCACGGCAGGGTCCAAGGGCGAGTGCGAGGGCTGTGGCAGCTCCCTCAGCATCCACAGCCTCCCCAGTGGCcccagcagccccttccccaccgAGGAGCAGCCTGTGGCCAGCTGGGGCCTATCCTTCGAGCGGCTGCTGCAGGACCCACTgggcctggcttacttcact GAATTCCTGAAAAAGGAGTTCAGTGCAGAGAACGTGACTTTCTGGAAGGCCTGTGAGCGCTTCCAACAGATCCCGGCCAGCGACACCCAgcag TTGGCTCAGGAGGCCCGCAACATCTACCAGGAATTCCTGTCCAGCCAGGCGTTGAGCCCGGTCAACATCGACCGCCAGGCCTGGCTCGGCGAGGAGGTGCTGGCCGAGCCCCGACCGGACATGTTCCGGGCACAGCAACTTCAG ATCTTCAACCTGATGAAGTTCGACAGCTATGCGCGCTTTGTCAAGTCCCCGCTGTATCGCGAGTGCCTCCTGGCGGAGGCGGAGGGGCGCCCTCTGAGAGAACCTGGCTCTTCGCGCCAAGGCAGCCCTGACGCCACGAGGAAG AAGCCGAAGCTGAAACCTGGGAAGTCGCTGCCGCTGGGCGTGGAGGAGTTGGGGCAGTTGCCGCCTGCTGAGGGCCCTGGGGGCCGCCCGCTCCGCAAGTCCTTCCGCAGGG AACTGGCAGTCGGGGTGACAAACCCTGGCTTGCGCCGAGAGTCCCAGGGCTCCCTCAACTCCTCTGCCAGTCTGGACCTCGGCTTCCTTGCCTTTGTCAGCAGCAAATCTGAG AGCCACCGGAAGAGTCTCGGGAGCACTGAAGGTGAGAGCGAAAGCCGTCCAGGCAAGTACTGCTGTGTGTACCTGCCTGATGGCACAgcctccctggccctggcccgACCCGGCCTCACCATCCGTGCCATGCTGGCAGGCATCTGTGAGAAACGAGGTCTCTCTCTACCTGACATCAAGGTCTACCTGGTGGGCAACGAGCAG AAGGCCCTGGTCCTGGATCAGGACTGCATCGTGCTGGCAGATCAGGAAGTCCGGCTGGAGAACAGGATCACCTTTGA TGCAAGCCTCCTGTGCAGGCTAGAGTTGGCGGCTCTGGAGCGCGTAGTGCGAATCTCGGCCAAGCCCACCAAGCGGCTGCAGGAAGCCCTGCAGCCCATCCTGGCGAAGCACGGCCTGAGCCCGCAACAGGTGGCGCTGCGCCGG ACAGGCGAGAAGCAGTCGTTAAATCTGGGGAACCTAGTGAGCTCGGTGGCGGCCCAGCGACTGGTTTTGGACACTCTCCCAG GTGCAAAGTTCCTGGAAGCTGGCGAATTACCTGCCTGCCGCAGTCAG GATGGCCCACCTAGGACCCAGGACAACGTTGCCCACCCCCCTCCACTGCCCCTCAACCTGCTGGCCGAAGTGCCCAGGAGTATCACTGGGAAGCGACAGACCTGTGATATTGAAG GCTCTACTGGACACATGGATTTTGCAGTTGGCTTGGAGCAACTGGGTTTGTCCTGGATGTATGATAttgttattataataattattattctgCCATGA
- the RGS14 gene encoding regulator of G-protein signaling 14 isoform X2 has translation MPGKPKHLGVPNGRMVLAVSDGELSSTAGSKGECEGCGSSLSIHSLPSGPSSPFPTEEQPVASWGLSFERLLQDPLGLAYFTEFLKKEFSAENVTFWKACERFQQIPASDTQQLAQEARNIYQEFLSSQALSPVNIDRQAWLGEEVLAEPRPDMFRAQQLQIFNLMKFDSYARFVKSPLYRECLLAEAEGRPLREPGSSRQGSPDATRKKPKLKPGKSLPLGVEELGQLPPAEGPGGRPLRKSFRRELAVGVTNPGLRRESQGSLNSSASLDLGFLAFVSSKSESHRKSLGSTEGESESRPGKYCCVYLPDGTASLALARPGLTIRAMLAGICEKRGLSLPDIKVYLVGNEQKALVLDQDCIVLADQEVRLENRITFELELAALERVVRISAKPTKRLQEALQPILAKHGLSPQQVALRRTGEKQSLNLGNLVSSVAAQRLVLDTLPGAKFLEAGELPACRSQDGPPRTQDNVAHPPPLPLNLLAEVPRSITGKRQTCDIEGLVELLNRVQCSGAHDQRGLLRKEDLVLPEFLQLPAPGPKSQEAPPQTETKGQPKEGTSDSTAESAL, from the exons ATGCCAGGGAAGCCCAAGCACCTGGGCGTCCCCAACGGGCGCATG GTTCTGGCTGTCTCAGATGGAG AGCTGAGCAGCACGGCAGGGTCCAAGGGCGAGTGCGAGGGCTGTGGCAGCTCCCTCAGCATCCACAGCCTCCCCAGTGGCcccagcagccccttccccaccgAGGAGCAGCCTGTGGCCAGCTGGGGCCTATCCTTCGAGCGGCTGCTGCAGGACCCACTgggcctggcttacttcact GAATTCCTGAAAAAGGAGTTCAGTGCAGAGAACGTGACTTTCTGGAAGGCCTGTGAGCGCTTCCAACAGATCCCGGCCAGCGACACCCAgcag TTGGCTCAGGAGGCCCGCAACATCTACCAGGAATTCCTGTCCAGCCAGGCGTTGAGCCCGGTCAACATCGACCGCCAGGCCTGGCTCGGCGAGGAGGTGCTGGCCGAGCCCCGACCGGACATGTTCCGGGCACAGCAACTTCAG ATCTTCAACCTGATGAAGTTCGACAGCTATGCGCGCTTTGTCAAGTCCCCGCTGTATCGCGAGTGCCTCCTGGCGGAGGCGGAGGGGCGCCCTCTGAGAGAACCTGGCTCTTCGCGCCAAGGCAGCCCTGACGCCACGAGGAAG AAGCCGAAGCTGAAACCTGGGAAGTCGCTGCCGCTGGGCGTGGAGGAGTTGGGGCAGTTGCCGCCTGCTGAGGGCCCTGGGGGCCGCCCGCTCCGCAAGTCCTTCCGCAGGG AACTGGCAGTCGGGGTGACAAACCCTGGCTTGCGCCGAGAGTCCCAGGGCTCCCTCAACTCCTCTGCCAGTCTGGACCTCGGCTTCCTTGCCTTTGTCAGCAGCAAATCTGAG AGCCACCGGAAGAGTCTCGGGAGCACTGAAGGTGAGAGCGAAAGCCGTCCAGGCAAGTACTGCTGTGTGTACCTGCCTGATGGCACAgcctccctggccctggcccgACCCGGCCTCACCATCCGTGCCATGCTGGCAGGCATCTGTGAGAAACGAGGTCTCTCTCTACCTGACATCAAGGTCTACCTGGTGGGCAACGAGCAG AAGGCCCTGGTCCTGGATCAGGACTGCATCGTGCTGGCAGATCAGGAAGTCCGGCTGGAGAACAGGATCACCTTTGA GCTAGAGTTGGCGGCTCTGGAGCGCGTAGTGCGAATCTCGGCCAAGCCCACCAAGCGGCTGCAGGAAGCCCTGCAGCCCATCCTGGCGAAGCACGGCCTGAGCCCGCAACAGGTGGCGCTGCGCCGG ACAGGCGAGAAGCAGTCGTTAAATCTGGGGAACCTAGTGAGCTCGGTGGCGGCCCAGCGACTGGTTTTGGACACTCTCCCAG GTGCAAAGTTCCTGGAAGCTGGCGAATTACCTGCCTGCCGCAGTCAG GATGGCCCACCTAGGACCCAGGACAACGTTGCCCACCCCCCTCCACTGCCCCTCAACCTGCTGGCCGAAGTGCCCAGGAGTATCACTGGGAAGCGACAGACCTGTGATATTGAAG GCCTGGTGGAGCTGCTGAACCGGGTGCAGTGCAGCGGGGCCCATGACCAGAGGGGCCTTCTGCGCAAAGAGGACCTGGTGCTCCCAGAATTTCTGCAGCTGCCTGCTCCAGGGCCCAAATCCCAGGAGGCCCCACCACAGACTGAAACAAAGGGCCAGCCCAAAGAAGGCACCTCAGACTCCACTGCTGAGTCAGCCCTCTGA